From the Serratia nematodiphila DZ0503SBS1 genome, one window contains:
- the citF gene encoding citrate lyase subunit alpha, protein MNRQQRLMTFANPADLPGYQDVSKANLQARKPRDLKLCDSLQEAVRRSGLQDGMTISFHHAFRGGDLTLNQVMETLAAMGFRNLTLASSSLTDCHAPLVEHIRHGVVSRIYTSGLRGPLADAVSRGLLAEPVQIHSHGGRVNLIESGELKIDVAFLGVPACDEFGNANGYSGEACCGSLGYARVDAEAAGTVVLLTEQLVPYPHHPASLAQDRVDLIVQLERVGDADKIGADATRMTSNPRELLIARRAAEVIAGSGYFTEGFSLQTGTGGASLAVTRFLEDKMRARGIRAAFALGGITSTMVDLHEKGLIGKLLDVQSFDRAAATSLARNPRHIEISANQYANFSSKGASVDRLDVVVLSALEIDTGFNVNVLTGSDGVLRGASGGHCDTAAAARLAIIVAPLVRGRIPTLVEQVTTCVTPGSSIDILVTDHGIAVNPARPELAQRLREAGLEVVSIDWLRARALQLTGEPQPIAFTDKVVAVVRYRDGSVIDVVHQVAE, encoded by the coding sequence ATGAACCGCCAACAACGATTGATGACCTTCGCCAACCCGGCGGATCTGCCGGGCTATCAGGACGTGTCCAAAGCCAACCTGCAGGCGCGCAAACCGCGCGATCTCAAACTGTGTGACTCCTTGCAGGAAGCGGTGCGCCGCAGCGGGCTGCAGGACGGCATGACCATTTCCTTCCACCATGCGTTTCGCGGTGGTGATTTGACGCTCAATCAGGTGATGGAGACGCTGGCGGCGATGGGGTTCCGCAACCTGACGCTGGCCTCCAGCTCGCTGACCGACTGCCATGCGCCGCTGGTTGAGCATATCCGCCACGGCGTGGTGAGCCGCATTTACACCTCCGGGCTGCGCGGCCCGCTGGCGGACGCCGTTTCGCGCGGCCTGCTGGCGGAGCCGGTGCAAATTCATTCGCACGGCGGCCGGGTCAACCTGATCGAATCCGGCGAGCTGAAGATAGACGTGGCCTTCCTCGGCGTGCCGGCCTGCGATGAGTTCGGCAACGCCAACGGCTACAGCGGTGAAGCCTGCTGCGGCTCGCTCGGCTATGCGCGGGTGGACGCCGAGGCGGCGGGCACCGTGGTGTTGCTGACCGAGCAGCTGGTGCCGTATCCGCATCATCCCGCCAGCCTGGCGCAGGATCGGGTGGATCTGATCGTGCAGCTGGAGCGGGTGGGCGACGCCGACAAGATCGGCGCCGACGCCACGCGCATGACCTCGAACCCGCGCGAGCTGCTGATCGCCCGCCGCGCCGCCGAGGTGATCGCCGGTTCCGGCTACTTCACCGAAGGCTTCTCGCTGCAAACCGGCACCGGCGGCGCCTCGCTGGCGGTGACCCGGTTCCTGGAGGACAAGATGCGCGCCCGCGGCATTCGCGCCGCGTTCGCCCTTGGCGGCATCACCTCGACCATGGTGGATCTGCACGAGAAAGGGCTGATCGGCAAGCTGCTGGACGTGCAGAGCTTCGATCGGGCGGCGGCGACCTCGCTGGCGCGCAACCCGCGCCATATCGAAATCAGCGCCAACCAGTACGCCAACTTCAGTTCCAAGGGCGCCTCGGTCGATCGGCTCGACGTGGTGGTGCTGAGCGCGCTGGAAATCGACACCGGCTTCAACGTTAACGTGCTGACCGGCTCCGACGGCGTGCTGCGCGGCGCATCCGGCGGCCACTGCGACACCGCCGCCGCCGCGCGGCTGGCGATCATCGTCGCGCCGCTGGTGCGCGGGCGCATCCCGACGCTGGTGGAGCAGGTGACCACCTGTGTCACGCCGGGCTCCAGCATCGACATTTTGGTGACCGACCACGGCATCGCCGTCAACCCGGCGCGGCCGGAGCTGGCGCAGCGCCTGCGGGAGGCCGGGCTCGAGGTGGTGAGCATCGACTGGCTGCGCGCCCGCGCGCTGCAGCTGACCGGCGAACCGCAGCCGATCGCCTTTACCGACAAGGTGGTGGCGGTGGTGCGCTACCGCGACGGCTCGGTGATCGACGTGGTGCATCAGGTGGCGGAGTAA